ACTGAACCCGGCCAGATCGAGGCAGATCCCGTTGGCGCCGACCTTGGCAATCTTCGCCATGGCGGGCACCATGTATTCCAGTGCCGCCCCTTTTTCTAAGAGTCCGGGAACGTGTACGGCACGGATGATGATGGCTTTCTTGTCGCGATGGATTTGGTGATCGACAATCTTAAGGTCATTCTTTTCGGGCGGTGTCCACAGTGTGGCACAGCCCATCAACACAAACGTAATGCTAAACACAAGCATAAGAGGAAGGATCTTTTTCATTATCTTCTCCCAATTGGATAAAAAATAGTTACAGTGGGTAAGCGTTGACCCTTTAAGGGATATAAGAGGTCGTTGTACGTGGCGTGCTTTCTTACCGCTCAGATCGCGTTTTGCGGAAAACAAAGCAACTCTGTTTTTAACCTATAGAGGGGGCTATTGTCAAACCTTGGACGCGGCGCTCCCTGCTTTCTTGAATTCATTGGGCGAATCTGTCACACTATTCTTGATCTTATGGTGATTTCTATAGATCCGACTAGGAACGGGGACATGTCCCGCGCGGAAAGAAATATAGAGGCACCTTTATGCAAGCGGCGTTGATGCAGTGCGCAGCAGCGCAGGGTACCATGTGTTTTCATCCGATACAGGAACTACTCATGATCGTTGATATTATTGACAATTGGAAAAAATATTATCCGAACAATGCGCTTTGGCAACAGGCTTTCGACTATCTGCTCAGCTTGAACGAAGATACGCCGCCCTGTGAAATGCAATCCCTTGTCGGTGATCAAGTCAAGGGTCGTGTCATGTGTTACACCACCTGTGCGCCCGAAGATACGGTTCTTGAAGGACACGATCTTTATGTGGATATCCAAATGTCTGTGACGGGCACCGAATGCATTGATTGGTTTCCTCGTTCACAGTTAACCATAAAAACGCCTTATGATCCCGCGTCAGACGCACTGTTTTTTGAACGACCGGATTTTGGTCCGGTGCGCGTACTCAATCGACCGGGATTTTTTACCGTGCTTTTTCCGCAAGATGTGCACGCCACGCAAGTGTGGGAAAATGCCCGCCCTGTAGAGGTTAAAAAAGCAGTCGTGAAGATCTTGTTGTCGGCCCTGTAGCCACAGCGCCCTTGATCCATCCGCTGCAATCGTTAAACACACATTCCTCTCAAAACCAGCCACAAAGGAAATGTATCTATGGCAATCGTATTGTCTGCAGAAGAAGCAGTAAAGCGTATCCCCGATGGAGCCACTATTTTTTTGGAAGCCATGCCCAGTGAAGAGGTCTTCCCGGCCTTTCATCGTGTCTATGAGGCGACCGGTTCACCCAAAGGTCTGACCGTCTATTGGGCTGCCGGCATCGGCCCCTTTAGCGCGGAAAATCGCGGAATGAACCATTTCTCCTATCCGGGCATGATCAAACGGCTCGTCTTGGGTCACGCCGGTTTGAATCACAAAGTGGTTAAGACCATTGCCGCCAATGAGGTGGAAGCCTACAATTTGCCTCAGGGCGTTATTACCCAATTGTTCCGTGAAGTGGCTGCCGGCCGGCCCGGCGTCATCACCCATGTGGGTTTAGGAACCTTTGTGGATCCCCGTATTGAAGGCGGGAAACTCAATGAACGCACCCGTGACTGTGAAGATCTGGTTGAAGTTATCGAAATCGACGGACGCGAATTCCTGCGCTATAAACCGACGAAGGTGCAAGCCGCTGTTGTCCGCGGCACCACCGCCGACCCGAACGGCAATATTACACGGGAAAATGAGGCGCTGTCCATGGAAGGGCTGGACGCTGCCATGGCCGCGCGCAACTGCGGCGGCTTGGTCATTGCCCAGGTGGAACGCTTGAGTGATACGCCTGCCAAACCCATTAATGTGCATATTCCCGGTATTTTGGTTGATATCGTTGTGGTTGCATCTTCGCGCCAAACGCACCCTCATACGCTTTTCGTTGAGCAGGATCCCAGCTATACGGGCGACGAGCTCGCCGATCTGAGCGGCGCGCTGGAAGCCATGCCCTTATCCCCGGAGAAAGTCATTTGCCGTCGTGCCCTCATGGAGCTCAAGGGCGGTGACGTTATCAATCTCGGTGTAGGGATTCCTATGGGCGTTGCTCGAGTCGCCCAGGAAGAGGGCTTGCTCGAAGAGCTGACCATGACAACAGAAATAGGCGTGGTCGGCGGATTGCCGCAAGGCGGTAAAAATTTCGGCCCTGCCCAGAACCCTTCCGCCATTATGTCCCAGACGACCATGTTCGATTTCTACGATGGGGGCGGACTGGATGTGACCTGTGTGGGCATGGCACAGGTGGACGGCGAAGGCAACGTCAATGTGAGCAAGCTCGGCGCTAACGTGATCGGCAGCGGCGGCTTCATCAATCTCACACAAAGTGCGAGGGAAGTGCTCTTTTGTGGTGAGTTTTCCGCTGTGGGCACCGATATTGCCGTGGAATCGGGAAATTTGCTCATCCGTCAGGACGGCAAAGTGGCAAAGTTTGTCGACGCCGTCGGTCAGATTACCTTCAGCGGCAAGGTCGCGCGCGAAGACGGGCAAAAGATTTTGTTCATCACCGAACGGTGCGTATTCAAAATG
The window above is part of the Candidatus Hydrogenedentota bacterium genome. Proteins encoded here:
- a CDS encoding DUF386 domain-containing protein — encoded protein: MIVDIIDNWKKYYPNNALWQQAFDYLLSLNEDTPPCEMQSLVGDQVKGRVMCYTTCAPEDTVLEGHDLYVDIQMSVTGTECIDWFPRSQLTIKTPYDPASDALFFERPDFGPVRVLNRPGFFTVLFPQDVHATQVWENARPVEVKKAVVKILLSAL
- a CDS encoding acyl CoA:acetate/3-ketoacid CoA transferase, whose product is MAIVLSAEEAVKRIPDGATIFLEAMPSEEVFPAFHRVYEATGSPKGLTVYWAAGIGPFSAENRGMNHFSYPGMIKRLVLGHAGLNHKVVKTIAANEVEAYNLPQGVITQLFREVAAGRPGVITHVGLGTFVDPRIEGGKLNERTRDCEDLVEVIEIDGREFLRYKPTKVQAAVVRGTTADPNGNITRENEALSMEGLDAAMAARNCGGLVIAQVERLSDTPAKPINVHIPGILVDIVVVASSRQTHPHTLFVEQDPSYTGDELADLSGALEAMPLSPEKVICRRALMELKGGDVINLGVGIPMGVARVAQEEGLLEELTMTTEIGVVGGLPQGGKNFGPAQNPSAIMSQTTMFDFYDGGGLDVTCVGMAQVDGEGNVNVSKLGANVIGSGGFINLTQSAREVLFCGEFSAVGTDIAVESGNLLIRQDGKVAKFVDAVGQITFSGKVAREDGQKILFITERCVFKMVREGLMLVEVAPGIDLERDILQRMKFMPIISPNLKDMDKRLFLSEPMGLA